The following proteins come from a genomic window of Ailuropoda melanoleuca isolate Jingjing chromosome 2, ASM200744v2, whole genome shotgun sequence:
- the NMUR1 gene encoding neuromedin-U receptor 1, which translates to MSPAADGMAPLCFNCSILPGDVPPADARSLVPCNGSRDLNLTDEELRLKYLGPQQTELFVPICTLYLLIFVVGAVGNGLTCTVILCHKAMRTPTNYYLFSLAVSDLLVLLVGLPLELYEMWCNYPFLLGAGGCYFRTLLFETVCLASVLNVTALSVERYVAVVHPLQARSVMTRVHVRRVLGAIWGLAVLCSLPNTSLHGIQQLEVPCRGTVPHSAMCTLVHPRALYNLVVQITTLFFFCLPMATISVLYLLIGLRLRRERLLVLRQEARGGARSRDSCRFQRSQDRGRTQVTKMLFVLVVVFGICWAPFHVDRLMWSFVSQWTEGLDLAFQHVHVISGVLFYLSSAVNPVLYNVMSSRFRETFQEALCLGPQCRYHRPHHNSHSLSRVTVGSTLCDLGSLGIRTHPLTENGGREGPQETDPF; encoded by the exons GCTCCTCTCTGCTTCAATTGCTCCATCCTCCCTGGAGACGTGCCCCCCGCGGATGCCAGGAGCCTGGTGCCTTGCAATGGCAGTAGGGACCTGAACCTCACTGATGAGGAACTGAGACTCAAGTACCTCGGGCCCCAGCAGACAGAGCTGTTTGTGCCCATCTGCACCTTGTACCTGCTGATCTTCGTGGTGGGCGCCGTGGGCAACGGGCTGACCTGCACGGTCATCTTGTGCCACAAGGCCATGCGCACCCCCACCAACTACTACCTCTTCAGCCTAGCGGTGTCCGACCTGCTGGTGCTGCTTGTGGGCCTGCCGCTGGAGCTGTATGAGATGTGGTGCAACTACCCCTTCCTGCTGGGCGCCGGGGGCTGCTACTTCCGCACGCTGCTCTTCGAGACAGTCTGCCTGGCCTCCGTGCTCAATGTCACCGCCCTGAGTGTGGAGCGCTACGTGGCCGTGGTGCACCCGCTGCAGGCCAGGTCCGTGATGACTCGGGTGCACGTGCGTCGCGTCCTCGGGGCCATCTGGGGCCTCGCTGTGCTTTGTTCTCTGCCTAACACCAGCCTGCATGGCATCCAGCAGCTGGAAGTGCCCTGCCGGGGCACGGTGCCCCACTCGGCTATGTGCACCTTGGTCCACCCGCGGGCCCTCTACAACCTGGTCGTGCAGATCACCACTCTGTTCTTCTTCTGCCTGCCCATGGCCACCATCAGCGTGCTCTACCTGCTCATCGGGCTCCGGCTGCGGCGTGAGAGATTGCTGGTGCtcaggcaggaggccaggggcGGGGCCAGGTCCAGGGACAGCTGCAGGTTTCAGCGGTCGCAGGATCGGGGCCGGACACAGGTGACCAAGATGCTGT TTGTGCTGGTCGTGGTGTTTGGGATCTGCTGGGCCCCTTTCCACGTTGACCGCCTCATGTGGAGCTTTGTGTCCCAGTGGACCGAGGGCCTGGACCTGGCCTTCCAGCACGTGCATGTCATCTCCGGCGTCCTCTTTTACCTCAGCTCGGCCGTTAACCCTGTGCTCTACAACGTCATGTCGAGCCGCTTCAGGGAGACTTTCCAGGAAGCCCTGTGCTTGGGGCCTCAGTGCCGCTACCACAGACCCCACCACAACTCCCACAGCCTCAGCAGGGTGACCGTGGGCAGCACCCTGTGTGACCTGGGCTCCCTGGGCATCAGGACCCACCCGCTGACTGAGAATGGTGGCCGAGAGGGGCCGCAAGAGACTGACCCCTTCTGA